DNA from Candidatus Aminicenantes bacterium:
GGCCTTGACCGGCGCGGTGGGACGCCCCCGGGTCGGATTTGTCACCCGTGACCTTTTGAAGCACATTGAAGCATTCCTGGGATGGAGTCAATCCCAGGAGGCGGTACTTGCCGGATGCGGCGCCCTGGGATCAGCCCTGCTGGGGTACGAGGGGTTTTCCCAATGCGGTTGGGAGATCCTGGTAGCGTTCGACAAAAATCCCGATCGCGTGGGATCCCGAATTCATGGCAAGCCGGTGATGCCGCTGGAAAGCCTTTCCGAAGTCTGCCGCCGCATGAAGGTTCAAGTTGGCATTATCACAGCGCCGGCAAAATCAGCCCAGAAAATCGCGGACATGATGGTGGATGCCGGTCTGCGGGGAATTTGGAACTTTGCGCCCACATCGGTGCAGGTGCCCGAAGGCGTGATTCTTCAACAGGAAAATCTGTTGGCTTCACTCACCATTCTGGGGTTGAAACTGAAGTTCATGAAGTCCGAGCAAAAACCGGGTCTGGTGATAGATGAGTAACCCGGTTGCAATGGCAAATATGTCTTTTTCATGGTATCATATTAGCAGGCTGAAGAGTGCGGATGTGTTCATGGATCGCAGAGATCTGCTAAAAAAAAGCACAAATTACGTTCCCAAAGTTCAGTCCCGGCTGATTCCGTAAAGGAGGTGCAACCATGTCGTTACTGAATGCCAGACAATTGGTCCGTCAAGCTATTCGGCTGGAAGAAAACGGCGAACGCTTTTATCGCCGCTGGACGGAGCGGGCCGACGATCCTGATAACAAGGAATTTTTTCTCTATCTGGCCGACGAAGAAGTCAAGCACCGCCGTCTTTTTGAAAATCTGGCGGAAGAGGTGTCGGACTGTCCCATGGATACCGAGGTTTACGGCGAATACATGGCCTATATGCAGGGGTTTGTTGACGACACCCTGTTCAACGAAAAGGTGTACGGCGGCGAAATGGA
Protein-coding regions in this window:
- a CDS encoding redox-sensing transcriptional repressor Rex, which translates into the protein MAKNKVPKVSVPVMRRLPVYHHFLTGLAEKGIERVSSTTVAHQFGYDPIKVRKDLALTGAVGRPRVGFVTRDLLKHIEAFLGWSQSQEAVLAGCGALGSALLGYEGFSQCGWEILVAFDKNPDRVGSRIHGKPVMPLESLSEVCRRMKVQVGIITAPAKSAQKIADMMVDAGLRGIWNFAPTSVQVPEGVILQQENLLASLTILGLKLKFMKSEQKPGLVIDE